A part of Arthrobacter dokdonellae genomic DNA contains:
- a CDS encoding motility protein A codes for MDPATLIGILVAFGALVAMLTMEGSTVGSIILLPPMLLVFVGTISVGLAGSTTKDFLHAFKSLPKAFTAKPAPPIESIDTVVALAEKARRKGLLALEEDAAKTEDAFLRDALQNIADGTDGDELREMLDDAIDTKMKTDSIASRFFQQLGGYAPTVGIVGTVVSLTHVLENLSTPSTLGPMIASAFVATLWGLLSANFMWLPIAGRLARLSELEVDRMTLLMEGVLAVQAGSQPILLRERLTALVPEHRRGPAKADAKSGNDDQLKSAA; via the coding sequence ATGGATCCGGCAACCCTCATAGGCATACTGGTCGCCTTTGGCGCCCTCGTGGCCATGCTCACCATGGAAGGGTCGACGGTGGGCAGCATCATCCTGCTGCCGCCGATGCTGCTGGTCTTTGTCGGGACCATCTCCGTGGGCCTGGCCGGTTCCACCACGAAGGACTTCCTGCACGCCTTCAAGTCCCTGCCCAAGGCCTTCACGGCCAAGCCGGCCCCCCCGATTGAGAGCATCGACACGGTGGTTGCCCTCGCCGAGAAGGCCCGACGCAAGGGCCTGCTCGCGCTGGAGGAAGACGCCGCCAAGACAGAAGACGCCTTTCTTCGCGACGCCCTGCAAAACATTGCGGACGGCACTGACGGCGACGAGCTGCGCGAAATGCTGGACGACGCCATCGACACGAAGATGAAAACCGACAGCATCGCCTCCCGGTTCTTCCAACAGCTGGGCGGCTACGCCCCGACCGTGGGCATTGTCGGCACCGTGGTCTCACTCACCCACGTGCTGGAAAACCTCTCCACGCCCAGCACGCTGGGCCCGATGATCGCCAGCGCCTTCGTCGCCACGCTGTGGGGACTCCTGTCCGCCAACTTCATGTGGCTGCCCATCGCAGGCCGCCTGGCCCGGCTTTCCGAGCTTGAGGTGGACCGGATGACGCTCCTGATGGAGGGCGTCCTCGCCGTCCAGGCGGGCTCCCAGCCCATCCTCCTGCGCGAACGGCTCACCGCGCTCGTCCCGGAACACCGCCGGGGGCCGGCCAAGGCCGACGCCAAGTCCGGGAACGACGACCAGCTGAAGTCGGCGGCGTGA
- a CDS encoding flagellar FlbD family protein has translation MITVTRLDGRHFAVNPDLIARIFESPDTILVMADGARFIVTESMAAVIDKIAAFRAQVIATAYSEAPAPAKRTSHLSVIHPADPSDGTSTGGQ, from the coding sequence ATGATAACTGTGACCCGCCTTGACGGCCGGCACTTCGCGGTGAATCCGGACCTCATCGCCCGCATCTTTGAATCCCCCGACACCATCCTGGTCATGGCCGACGGCGCGCGGTTCATCGTCACCGAGTCCATGGCGGCGGTCATCGACAAGATCGCCGCCTTTCGTGCGCAGGTCATTGCCACCGCCTACAGCGAGGCCCCGGCGCCGGCCAAGCGGACGTCGCACCTGAGCGTCATCCACCCGGCGGACCCGTCCGACGGCACCAGCACGGGCGGGCAGTAG
- the flgC gene encoding flagellar basal body rod protein FlgC: MSDAIGIAATALTVHRKWLDAISDNLANANTVTATSGDAFRARYVLAEAGQGDSGVYVAGAAYGDAAGRKVYEPDHPLADAEGYVRYPDIDLASQMGQLIMAQRGYQANAGVVDRAKAMYEAALQIGK, encoded by the coding sequence ATGTCGGACGCAATTGGCATCGCCGCCACGGCCCTGACGGTGCACCGCAAGTGGCTCGACGCGATCTCGGACAACCTCGCCAACGCCAATACAGTCACGGCCACCAGCGGCGACGCCTTCCGCGCCCGCTACGTGCTGGCCGAGGCCGGGCAGGGCGACTCCGGCGTCTACGTTGCCGGCGCCGCCTACGGCGACGCCGCGGGCCGGAAGGTCTACGAGCCGGACCATCCGCTGGCCGACGCCGAAGGCTACGTGCGGTACCCGGACATTGACCTGGCCTCCCAAATGGGGCAGCTCATCATGGCCCAGCGCGGCTACCAGGCCAACGCCGGCGTGGTGGACCGCGCCAAGGCCATGTACGAGGCCGCATTGCAGATTGGAAAGTGA
- a CDS encoding FliI/YscN family ATPase: MRTTWPAALTGHSAARLDAAVRAAAPERVGVVSAVVGLTAQVSGLRCAVGGLVTIAATQAGGRDTMAEVVAVGRDTLTIMPLGPMEGLAQGDLVRARLEPLLVPTGRGLLGRVLDGLGRPIDGKGPLAAGPGVPAANGSPNSMDRARIRVPLGTGVRVVDTLTTIGRGQRMGLFAGSGVGKSSLLSMIARGTDAEVSVIALVGERGREVREFLEDDLGPEGLARSIVVVATGDEPALVRLRAAFTATRIAESFRDTGADVMLMMDSLTRVAMAQREIGLSVGEPPATRGYPPSTFSVLARLLERAGTDAHGSVTGMYTVLVDGDDHNEPIADAVRSILDGHIVLDRKLAVAGHFPSIDALASISRVASKVCTPEQKADAATLRRVMAARRAAQDLVDVGAYQPGSNPLVDAALLHAAPINRFLQQELEHQVSVEESWAELSSLVDLFGGLS; this comes from the coding sequence ATGAGAACCACCTGGCCCGCCGCGCTTACCGGGCACAGCGCCGCCCGGCTGGATGCTGCCGTGCGCGCCGCGGCGCCCGAACGCGTGGGCGTCGTTTCCGCCGTCGTCGGCCTGACGGCCCAGGTCAGCGGCCTGCGCTGCGCCGTCGGCGGCCTCGTCACCATCGCCGCCACCCAAGCGGGGGGACGTGACACGATGGCCGAGGTGGTCGCCGTCGGCCGGGACACCCTGACCATCATGCCGCTGGGCCCGATGGAGGGACTGGCGCAGGGCGACTTGGTCCGGGCACGGCTGGAACCCCTGCTGGTCCCCACCGGCCGGGGCCTGCTGGGCCGGGTGCTGGACGGGCTGGGACGGCCCATCGACGGCAAGGGCCCGCTGGCCGCGGGTCCGGGCGTGCCGGCAGCGAACGGTTCGCCGAACTCCATGGACCGGGCGCGGATCCGGGTTCCGCTCGGCACCGGGGTCCGGGTGGTGGACACCCTCACCACCATTGGCCGCGGGCAGCGGATGGGCCTGTTCGCCGGATCGGGCGTGGGAAAGTCGTCGCTGCTGTCCATGATCGCCAGGGGCACCGACGCCGAGGTCTCGGTGATCGCCCTGGTGGGGGAGCGCGGCCGGGAGGTCCGGGAATTCCTTGAGGACGACCTTGGTCCCGAGGGCCTGGCCAGGTCCATTGTGGTGGTGGCCACCGGCGACGAGCCCGCGCTGGTCAGGCTGCGGGCCGCCTTCACGGCCACCCGGATCGCGGAATCGTTCCGCGACACCGGCGCCGACGTGATGTTGATGATGGACTCGCTCACCCGCGTGGCCATGGCCCAGCGTGAAATCGGGCTTTCGGTCGGCGAGCCTCCCGCGACCCGCGGGTACCCGCCGTCGACCTTTTCCGTGCTGGCCAGGCTCCTGGAACGGGCCGGCACCGACGCGCACGGCTCCGTCACCGGGATGTACACGGTGCTGGTGGACGGCGACGACCACAACGAACCCATCGCCGACGCCGTGCGGTCCATCCTGGACGGGCACATCGTTCTGGACCGGAAACTGGCCGTCGCCGGACACTTTCCCTCCATCGACGCCCTGGCCTCCATTTCCCGGGTGGCCTCCAAGGTGTGCACCCCGGAACAAAAGGCCGACGCCGCCACCCTGCGCCGGGTCATGGCCGCCCGCCGCGCCGCCCAGGACCTGGTCGACGTCGGCGCCTACCAGCCGGGATCCAACCCGCTGGTGGACGCGGCCCTGCTGCACGCGGCGCCGATCAACCGCTTCCTCCAGCAGGAGCTGGAACACCAGGTTTCCGTCGAGGAATCCTGGGCAGAACTGAGTTCCCTTGTCGACCTGTTTGGAGGGCTTTCATGA
- a CDS encoding FliH/SctL family protein — translation MSTNRTASLQPIVFPAVPTEEQAQLSAGALERGYRRGHTLGYAAGQERARKEAALQRAELEAAHQSLQDELRTRAEAQRAALAAAAAALSARTLPVLAEAEQTLVASALTLAEAVLGRELDDGGTRSKAVLARVLAAQDPAGAPRVRLNPQDLAVIGTEALVDAGVELVADPATAPGDAVAEYQDGFLDARISTALDRARRALREAPE, via the coding sequence ATGTCTACTAACCGCACTGCCTCCCTGCAGCCCATCGTCTTTCCGGCGGTGCCCACCGAGGAACAGGCCCAGCTCAGCGCCGGTGCGCTGGAGCGTGGCTACCGGCGCGGGCACACGCTGGGCTATGCGGCCGGCCAGGAACGCGCCCGGAAGGAAGCGGCCCTTCAGCGCGCCGAGCTGGAAGCGGCGCACCAGTCGCTGCAGGACGAGCTGCGGACCCGGGCGGAGGCGCAGCGCGCCGCCCTCGCGGCGGCCGCGGCCGCGCTGTCGGCCCGCACCCTTCCCGTGCTGGCGGAAGCGGAACAAACGCTGGTGGCATCTGCCCTCACGCTGGCCGAAGCCGTGCTGGGGAGGGAGCTCGACGACGGCGGTACGCGGTCCAAGGCCGTCCTGGCGCGGGTGCTGGCCGCACAGGATCCCGCCGGGGCCCCCCGCGTCCGGCTGAATCCGCAGGACCTGGCCGTCATCGGCACGGAAGCCCTGGTGGACGCCGGCGTGGAACTGGTGGCCGACCCCGCCACCGCCCCCGGCGACGCGGTGGCGGAATACCAGGACGGCTTTCTCGACGCACGCATCTCCACTGCCCTGGACCGCGCCCGGCGGGCGTTGCGGGAGGCCCCGGAATGA
- a CDS encoding flagellar hook assembly protein FlgD has protein sequence MYSTSPARAPKQAMDSEVFMNLLVTQLRNQDPSSPMDTNQMISQTTQLATMEKLTSMDKTATENFSLQMRTAAAAMIGRDISWKDADGTAHSGVADSVSFALGTPAVKVGELSVPLDTILGVTSPGATAP, from the coding sequence GTGTACAGCACCTCCCCGGCGCGTGCGCCCAAGCAGGCCATGGACTCCGAGGTCTTCATGAACCTGCTGGTGACCCAGCTGCGGAACCAGGATCCGTCGTCGCCCATGGACACGAACCAGATGATCTCCCAGACCACCCAGCTGGCCACCATGGAGAAACTCACGAGCATGGACAAGACCGCAACGGAGAACTTCTCGCTGCAGATGCGCACGGCGGCCGCGGCCATGATCGGCCGCGACATTTCGTGGAAGGACGCGGACGGGACAGCACACAGCGGTGTGGCCGATTCCGTGTCCTTCGCCCTGGGCACCCCAGCGGTCAAGGTCGGCGAACTCAGCGTCCCGCTGGACACCATTTTAGGCGTCACTTCACCAGGTGCCACGGCACCGTAA
- a CDS encoding flagellar hook protein FlgE, which yields MLRSLYSGISGLRAHQTMLDVTGNNIANVNTAGYKGSSVQFQDTLSQVARSGSAAQAATGGTNAAQVGLGVQVAAISTNFSQGSAQATGRSTDMMISGDGFFVTSKGGQQSYARAGAFDFDSRGRLVSPDGSLLQGWSAPGGKVNSSGALGDIRISKDMVAPPAATKSVVLGGNLPSDAAVGATVVRDVQSFDARGAAGNLALTFTMTAGGWQASADGGAAQPLTFTNGALPAGTTLTSGGITVDLGALTSNAGSSTLAVTSHDGNAAGTLESFSMGTDGTLTGTFTNGENMVIGQVALANFTNPGGLEKLGSSSYRATASSGGATIGTAGQGGLGELTSGYVEMSNVDLSQEFTNLIVAQRGFQANARIITTSDEVLQELTQLKR from the coding sequence ATGCTTCGCTCACTGTATTCAGGCATTTCCGGCCTCCGCGCCCACCAGACCATGCTCGACGTCACCGGCAACAACATCGCCAACGTCAACACGGCCGGCTACAAGGGCTCCAGCGTGCAATTCCAGGACACCCTGTCCCAGGTGGCACGCTCCGGCTCCGCGGCCCAGGCGGCCACCGGCGGCACCAACGCGGCCCAGGTCGGCCTCGGCGTGCAGGTCGCCGCCATCTCCACGAACTTCTCCCAGGGTTCGGCCCAGGCCACCGGCCGTTCCACGGACATGATGATCTCGGGCGACGGCTTCTTCGTCACCAGCAAGGGCGGCCAGCAGTCCTACGCCCGGGCCGGGGCCTTCGACTTTGACTCCCGCGGCCGGCTCGTCTCCCCGGACGGGTCCCTGCTGCAGGGCTGGTCCGCCCCGGGCGGCAAGGTCAACTCCAGCGGCGCGCTCGGCGACATCCGCATCTCCAAGGACATGGTGGCACCCCCGGCCGCCACCAAGTCGGTGGTTTTGGGCGGCAACCTGCCCAGCGACGCGGCGGTGGGCGCCACGGTGGTCCGCGACGTCCAGTCGTTTGACGCCCGTGGCGCGGCCGGCAACCTCGCGTTGACGTTCACGATGACGGCGGGCGGGTGGCAGGCCAGTGCGGACGGCGGCGCGGCGCAGCCTCTGACGTTCACCAACGGAGCGCTCCCGGCCGGCACCACGCTGACCAGCGGCGGAATCACCGTTGACCTGGGTGCCCTGACCAGCAACGCCGGATCCAGCACCCTCGCCGTGACCAGCCATGACGGCAACGCGGCCGGCACGCTGGAATCCTTCAGCATGGGCACCGACGGCACCCTGACCGGGACGTTCACCAACGGCGAGAACATGGTGATCGGCCAGGTGGCGCTGGCGAACTTCACCAACCCCGGCGGCCTGGAAAAGCTCGGCTCGTCCAGCTACCGGGCCACCGCCTCCTCGGGCGGTGCAACGATCGGCACGGCCGGGCAGGGCGGCCTCGGCGAACTCACCAGCGGCTACGTGGAAATGTCCAACGTCGACCTGTCCCAGGAATTCACCAACCTGATCGTGGCCCAGCGCGGTTTCCAGGCCAACGCGCGCATCATCACCACCTCGGACGAGGTCCTGCAGGAGCTGACACAGCTCAAGCGGTAG
- the fliF gene encoding flagellar basal-body MS-ring/collar protein FliF, with protein sequence MPPLVSQFMNRASGTLKGFSIAQRTLAVIGIAVLVLGAVALGTWLTKPTYSPLFTGVAAADASAIVAQLKTDNVPYQLTNGGSTILVPDAKVYDERLKAASAGLPAATTSGYSLLDTMGVTSSEFQQNVTYKRAMEGELAKTIMAMNGVQNASVKLAIPESTVFTSTKADPTASVFVETSGSGQLSSDQVDAVVHLVSSSVEGLTPANVSVVDAKGNVLSAAGTALGGGADKQATDYEKRTTSTVQAMLDRVLGPGNSTVSLTAAMDKSSSEVVKESFVAPSGAPALNESSSSNKSNGGGGSGAGVLGPDNIAVPSGQASAGTSESTTTTKNNAVDKTTANTNIPAGTLQKQSLAVAVDTNAAKKVDAATLTDMVAAAAGIDKTRGDVVSLKVLPFSTAQADAAKAALDAAKAEANAAATAKTWRTILYAGGVVLLLLLALVLYARKNRRQVRQLVDLGERKEELGRLDPLAVTVSPQTTALPAIPEPVVLPVSEPSESSSRRKSLNALAVKDPEGTAALLRSFMDEKAGV encoded by the coding sequence ATGCCGCCCCTCGTCTCCCAATTCATGAACCGCGCCTCCGGGACGCTCAAGGGCTTCAGCATTGCCCAGCGCACCCTGGCCGTCATCGGCATCGCCGTGCTGGTGCTCGGCGCGGTGGCCCTTGGCACGTGGCTGACCAAGCCCACGTACTCGCCCCTGTTCACCGGTGTTGCCGCCGCGGACGCCAGCGCCATCGTCGCCCAGCTCAAGACGGACAATGTCCCGTACCAGCTGACCAACGGCGGCTCCACCATCCTGGTCCCCGATGCCAAGGTCTACGACGAACGGCTCAAGGCAGCCTCGGCGGGACTCCCGGCGGCGACCACCAGCGGCTACTCGTTGCTGGACACGATGGGGGTCACCTCCTCGGAATTCCAGCAAAATGTCACGTACAAGCGGGCCATGGAGGGCGAGCTGGCGAAGACCATCATGGCCATGAACGGCGTGCAAAACGCGTCCGTCAAGCTCGCCATCCCGGAAAGTACCGTCTTCACCTCCACGAAGGCCGATCCCACCGCGTCCGTGTTCGTGGAGACCTCCGGCTCCGGCCAGCTCTCCTCGGACCAGGTGGACGCCGTGGTGCACCTGGTGTCGTCGTCCGTGGAGGGGCTGACGCCGGCCAATGTCTCCGTGGTTGACGCCAAGGGCAATGTCCTCTCCGCGGCCGGCACGGCGCTGGGCGGCGGCGCGGACAAGCAGGCCACGGACTACGAAAAACGTACGACGTCGACCGTCCAGGCGATGCTTGACCGCGTGCTGGGGCCCGGAAACTCGACCGTCTCGCTGACGGCGGCCATGGACAAGTCCTCCTCGGAGGTGGTGAAGGAATCGTTCGTCGCGCCGAGCGGCGCGCCCGCCCTCAACGAGTCCTCCAGCAGCAACAAGTCCAACGGCGGCGGCGGGAGCGGGGCCGGGGTGCTGGGCCCCGACAACATCGCCGTTCCGTCCGGACAGGCGTCGGCCGGCACCAGCGAGTCCACCACCACCACGAAGAACAACGCCGTGGACAAGACCACGGCGAACACCAACATCCCCGCCGGGACGCTGCAAAAGCAGTCCCTGGCCGTTGCCGTGGACACGAACGCGGCGAAAAAAGTGGATGCCGCGACCCTGACGGACATGGTGGCGGCCGCGGCCGGCATCGACAAAACCCGCGGCGACGTGGTCAGCCTTAAGGTCCTGCCGTTCTCCACGGCGCAGGCCGACGCCGCCAAGGCCGCGCTCGACGCCGCCAAGGCCGAGGCGAACGCCGCCGCAACGGCGAAGACGTGGCGGACCATCCTGTACGCCGGGGGCGTGGTGCTGCTGCTGCTCCTGGCCCTGGTGCTGTACGCCCGGAAGAACCGCCGCCAGGTGCGCCAGCTGGTGGACCTGGGCGAGCGCAAGGAGGAACTGGGGCGGCTGGACCCGCTGGCCGTGACGGTGTCGCCCCAAACCACCGCCCTGCCGGCCATCCCGGAACCGGTGGTGCTGCCCGTCAGCGAACCGAGCGAATCCTCCAGCCGGCGGAAATCGCTTAACGCGCTGGCCGTCAAGGACCCGGAAGGCACCGCCGCGCTGCTGCGCTCGTTCATGGACGAGAAGGCAGGGGTATGA
- a CDS encoding flagellar hook-length control protein FliK, translating to MTAVGGAGPLPAAAGKVTGRAGGDAAAKQPAQGPSFSEHLDDAVGAAAGKGPEDKGQGSKAAGGTAADGTEPGAAVQDPATTAASPAAVAWLAGVQGAVVSAAATGARANGTGPVDAQSPATKWTPGADTATGAPAAGVSLGAPAALDSAVPPGAAMPPAGAVPSGAGVPAAPPVAPGASPGTGQPAASGSAAAAVPAAAVAAASAPPMAAAAAAVAATPSESQSGPRRAAADKPASGSPAAGSPATGTSAVAATGQAAVSTPAVPQGAAAAAATTTAGGPTPVAVAGVARQDGGDTTSDGRQQGGLPAVSGGLPAAQPAAAAAPAAPAAAAPQAAPPPLTEQLARPIFQLATGQAGQRVMTVQVAPQSLGPVTVSAHLGADGLRIELAAATDAGRDGLRLILTELRRDLAGQGVQSSLSLSSSLNGGTGGQAHSFGQNGFGQNGPAPREPGPGPWGAAAGRDQPAAPRQESRGTPTHTTSLDITV from the coding sequence GTGACCGCCGTCGGGGGCGCAGGGCCGCTGCCGGCCGCCGCGGGCAAGGTGACCGGACGTGCCGGAGGGGACGCGGCGGCAAAGCAGCCCGCGCAAGGGCCGAGCTTTTCCGAGCATCTGGACGACGCCGTGGGAGCGGCCGCGGGCAAGGGGCCTGAAGACAAGGGCCAGGGCAGCAAGGCTGCCGGCGGCACGGCTGCTGACGGCACGGAGCCGGGCGCCGCTGTGCAGGATCCCGCCACGACGGCGGCCTCGCCGGCGGCCGTGGCCTGGCTGGCCGGCGTGCAGGGCGCCGTCGTGTCTGCTGCGGCCACGGGCGCGCGGGCCAACGGGACCGGGCCGGTTGACGCACAATCCCCTGCCACTAAGTGGACTCCCGGTGCGGACACCGCGACCGGGGCGCCGGCGGCGGGGGTTTCCTTGGGGGCGCCCGCCGCCCTGGATTCTGCTGTGCCGCCTGGCGCTGCTATGCCGCCCGCCGGTGCCGTGCCGTCTGGCGCTGGCGTCCCGGCGGCTCCCCCCGTCGCGCCCGGGGCCTCGCCGGGCACCGGTCAGCCGGCCGCGTCCGGTTCCGCGGCGGCTGCGGTACCCGCTGCCGCCGTCGCAGCTGCTTCGGCCCCGCCCATGGCTGCGGCAGCGGCAGCAGTGGCGGCCACGCCGTCGGAAAGTCAGTCCGGCCCGCGCCGCGCGGCTGCCGACAAGCCGGCTTCCGGGAGTCCTGCGGCCGGGAGTCCCGCGACAGGCACTTCAGCCGTGGCAGCGACCGGCCAGGCTGCCGTGAGCACGCCAGCCGTGCCGCAGGGCGCTGCCGCGGCCGCCGCGACCACGACGGCGGGGGGCCCGACGCCCGTGGCCGTTGCCGGCGTCGCACGTCAGGACGGCGGGGACACGACGTCGGACGGCCGCCAGCAGGGCGGGCTGCCGGCCGTGTCCGGCGGCTTGCCGGCAGCCCAGCCGGCGGCCGCAGCAGCGCCGGCGGCGCCCGCCGCCGCGGCACCTCAGGCGGCGCCGCCTCCGTTGACCGAACAGCTGGCGCGTCCCATTTTTCAGCTGGCCACGGGGCAGGCCGGGCAGCGCGTCATGACGGTGCAGGTGGCGCCGCAGTCGCTGGGGCCCGTCACCGTCAGCGCCCACTTGGGCGCCGACGGCCTCCGGATCGAACTGGCGGCCGCGACCGACGCCGGACGGGACGGGCTGCGCCTGATACTGACCGAACTGCGCCGGGACCTGGCCGGGCAGGGGGTGCAGTCGTCCCTCAGCCTGTCCTCTTCGCTGAACGGCGGGACCGGCGGCCAGGCGCACTCGTTTGGCCAGAACGGCTTCGGCCAGAACGGCCCGGCCCCCCGGGAACCGGGACCGGGGCCGTGGGGCGCCGCCGCCGGCCGGGATCAACCGGCCGCGCCCCGCCAGGAGTCACGCGGGACGCCCACGCACACAACATCACTCGACATCACGGTTTAG
- a CDS encoding OmpA/MotB family protein, translating into MKAGRGGRGPRRRGSPEHHPDERWMASYMDMVTVLMCLFIVLYAMSSVDNAKFSQLKDSLATGFGQVNVGKIDTATGVIVAPKDVGKEGSFTNDKMAQALAEVAKLTALRDEMHSRLAKAGLAANVEFSVDERGLTVKLVGSQTFFLPDSPALSVRADRVLTAIAPVLEKAKLEISVEGHAANAVTGYPSVWELSSERAVRVLRFLVEHSRIPGSTIGAVGYGASRQVNDDSTEALRELNRRVDIVVLSNQTEDVRALIPKALKVKVNQP; encoded by the coding sequence GTGAAAGCGGGCCGGGGCGGCCGCGGCCCGCGCCGGCGGGGCTCCCCCGAACACCACCCGGACGAACGCTGGATGGCCTCCTACATGGACATGGTGACGGTGCTGATGTGCCTGTTCATCGTCCTCTACGCCATGTCCTCGGTGGACAACGCAAAGTTCAGCCAGCTGAAGGACTCCCTGGCGACAGGGTTCGGGCAGGTCAACGTCGGCAAGATCGACACGGCCACCGGGGTGATTGTGGCGCCGAAGGATGTCGGCAAGGAAGGCTCGTTCACCAACGACAAGATGGCGCAGGCACTTGCCGAGGTGGCCAAGCTGACCGCCCTCCGCGATGAAATGCACTCCCGCCTGGCCAAGGCCGGGCTGGCCGCCAACGTCGAATTCTCCGTCGACGAGCGCGGGCTGACCGTCAAGCTGGTCGGCTCCCAGACCTTCTTCCTGCCCGACAGCCCCGCCCTGTCGGTGCGGGCCGACAGGGTCCTGACCGCGATTGCGCCGGTGCTGGAAAAGGCCAAGCTGGAAATTTCCGTGGAGGGTCACGCGGCCAACGCCGTCACCGGCTATCCCTCCGTCTGGGAGCTGTCCTCCGAACGCGCCGTCAGGGTGCTGCGCTTCCTCGTCGAGCACAGCCGCATCCCCGGATCCACCATCGGCGCCGTCGGATACGGCGCATCGCGCCAGGTCAACGACGACTCCACCGAGGCCCTGCGGGAACTGAACCGGAGGGTGGACATCGTGGTCCTCTCCAACCAGACGGAGGACGTGCGGGCCCTGATCCCGAAGGCGTTGAAAGTCAAGGTGAACCAGCCCTAA
- the fliG gene encoding flagellar motor switch protein FliG, with translation MSETKELSGVQKAAALLMQLTQPAAAAVMAHLSEPEAEAVASEIVNMRRVQADVADSVVDEFHDLVVSGRHAALGGRDYAAGLLEASFGAERAAGVMNRLSTKIAGKPFEFLDDADPGQLAALLEGEMPATIALVLAHMRPDRASGALAGLPADVRTDVAQAIAVMGPATPEFVGILAQALKKRALTVVGTRDKTAVIGGVQPLVDILNRSDAVTERALLDELTQRDPVLAEEVRSRMLTFMDLVKLDSQDVQKALRGKEAGTLALAMKGAPATVQDAIRSNISERNRVLLDAEIEALGPVRASDVEQARADIGRIIRELEEAGEISVHRGDADEDDYVY, from the coding sequence ATGAGCGAGACCAAGGAGCTCAGCGGCGTACAGAAGGCGGCCGCGCTCCTCATGCAGCTGACCCAGCCCGCCGCTGCCGCCGTGATGGCCCACCTCAGCGAGCCCGAGGCGGAAGCCGTGGCCTCCGAGATCGTCAACATGCGCCGCGTGCAGGCGGACGTCGCCGACTCCGTCGTGGACGAATTCCACGACCTGGTGGTCAGCGGCCGGCACGCCGCGCTGGGCGGGCGCGACTACGCGGCCGGCCTGCTGGAGGCGTCCTTCGGCGCCGAACGCGCGGCAGGCGTCATGAACAGGCTCTCGACCAAGATTGCCGGCAAGCCCTTCGAGTTCCTCGACGACGCCGACCCCGGACAGCTGGCCGCCCTGCTGGAAGGCGAGATGCCTGCCACGATCGCGCTGGTGCTGGCCCACATGCGCCCCGACCGGGCCTCCGGCGCGCTCGCCGGACTTCCCGCTGACGTCCGCACGGATGTGGCACAGGCCATCGCCGTCATGGGCCCGGCAACGCCCGAGTTTGTCGGCATCCTGGCCCAGGCCCTGAAAAAGCGCGCCCTGACGGTGGTGGGCACGCGCGACAAGACAGCCGTGATCGGCGGCGTCCAGCCGCTGGTGGACATCCTGAACCGCTCCGACGCCGTGACCGAGCGCGCCCTGCTGGACGAGCTCACCCAACGCGACCCCGTCCTGGCGGAGGAAGTCCGCTCGCGGATGCTGACCTTCATGGACCTGGTCAAGCTCGACAGCCAGGACGTCCAAAAGGCCCTGCGCGGCAAGGAAGCCGGCACGCTGGCATTGGCCATGAAGGGCGCCCCCGCCACGGTCCAGGACGCCATCCGCAGCAACATTTCCGAACGCAACCGCGTCCTCCTCGACGCCGAAATCGAGGCGCTGGGACCTGTCCGGGCCTCGGACGTGGAGCAGGCACGGGCGGACATCGGCAGGATCATCCGCGAACTCGAGGAAGCCGGGGAAATTTCCGTGCACCGCGGGGATGCGGACGAGGACGACTATGTCTACTAA
- a CDS encoding flagellar basal body rod protein FlgB, with protein sequence MLDSVVTVALTSALNSLSERQKVIANNIANVNTPGYTAQRVMFEDALAASVKAGDGHATATIARSLEPTQTNGNNVNLDTETLSNVETTLRYQFAAQAVNGEFTAMRTALKTQ encoded by the coding sequence GTGCTGGATTCCGTGGTCACTGTTGCGCTGACAAGCGCGCTCAACTCGCTGTCCGAACGCCAAAAGGTGATCGCGAACAACATCGCCAACGTCAACACGCCCGGATACACGGCCCAACGCGTCATGTTTGAGGACGCCTTGGCCGCATCCGTGAAGGCCGGTGACGGGCATGCCACCGCAACCATCGCCCGCTCCCTGGAACCGACCCAGACCAATGGCAACAACGTCAACCTCGACACCGAGACGCTCTCCAACGTGGAGACCACCCTCCGGTACCAGTTCGCGGCCCAGGCCGTCAACGGTGAATTCACCGCCATGCGCACAGCATTGAAGACGCAGTAA